The following are from one region of the Nymphaea colorata isolate Beijing-Zhang1983 chromosome 7, ASM883128v2, whole genome shotgun sequence genome:
- the LOC116257321 gene encoding transcription factor MYB62-like, which yields MDGATMIKNGSKIDEESELRRGPWTLEEDTILIHYIAHHGEGRWNMLARCSGLKRTGKSCRLRWLNYLKPDVKRGNLTPEEQLLILELHSKWGNRWSRIAQHLPGRTDNEIKNYWRTRVQKQARQLHCDANSQRFRETVRCFWMPRLLQQKMATSSFNATDNSNFPEPAIEAAQQSPSPPTIAAPQEITRKSTTVNFPMFHEIKFSNPEGFFSESQVLPAIPELPTSPHIPLSRGCNYFVDTYDPISTMSVPSWNYTHTDGSLTETNWTNDMSDGLWNMDEFRYVAQYQSST from the exons ATGGATGGCGCCACCATGATCAAGAATGGCAGTAAGATCGACGAAGAGAGTGAGCTGAGGAGAGGTCCTTGGACTCTTGAGGAGGATACAATTCTCATTCATTACATTGCTCACCATGGAGAAGGGCGGTGGAACATGTTGGCAAGGTGCTCAG GATTGAAGAGGACAGGTAAAAGTTGCAGACTGAGATGGCTCAACTACCTAAAGCCGGATGTTAAACGGGGAAATCTCACCCCAGAGGAGCAACTCTTGATTTTGGAACTCCACTCTAAATGGGGAAATAG GTGGTCAAGAATAGCACAACATCTGCCAGGGAGAACagacaatgaaataaaaaactacTGGAGGACAAGGGTCCAGAAACAAGCTAGGCAACTGCACTGTGATGCAAACAGCCAGAGATTCAGGGAGACGGTCCGCTGCTTTTGGATGCCAAGACTGCTTCAACAGAAGATGGCCACATCTTCCTTCAATGCCACTGACAACTCAAATTTTCCAGAACCAGCCATTGAAGCAGCGCAACAATCACCTTCCCCTCCCACTATTGCTGCACCACAGGAGATCACCAGGAAATCTACCACAGTCAACTTTCCGATGTTCCATGAAATCAAATTCTCCAACCCAGAAGGCTTCTTTTCAGAATCCCAAGTACTCCCCGCAATTCCAGAACTCCCAACAAGTCCCCACATCCCATTGTCAAGAGGGTGTAATTACTTTGTTGATACTTATGACCCCATCAGCACCATGTCTGTCCCAAGTTGGAATTATACACACACTGATGGCTCATTGACTGAGACCAACTGGACTAATGATATGTCAGATGGACTATGGAATATGGATGAGTTTAGATATGTAGCGCAGTACCAGAGTAGCACCTGA